GCTCTGCTGACGTGAGTTTCCCTCAGTGGAAACAAATTTGACTGAGGACATCCAGAACGCCACCCATCCATCATCTAAGCCAGTATCTCTTACCCTTGCTTGGTCATCACATCTTTTCTCTCCTCACTTTCAAGGGCCCAGTGGTTACACTGGCTTCACCCAGATAATCCAGGAGCCTatctgttgtttgaatcttagatggtcttttaataaaaaaaaactcagagccagatatcagggtgaaagctgaaagatcagagaaacagaatagcccgccactagttcttacctctacaaaagcctcagcctaaagagagtgagttaaAGAGAGTGAgtccctgtttcctcatgccttatatacctttctctgccctgccgtattactccctgggattaaaggtgtgtgtgcttcccaagcaaaggcatgagatttcaagggctgggattgaaggtgtgtgccattactgcctgacctctgtgtctaatctagtgctttgctctgtcctctgatcttcaggcaagtttattagggtacacaatatatcaccgtACCTATCTATTTCAGGGTCCTTAATTTAATCACAGCTGCAAAATACCCTTTACCTACTAACATGTTCATGGGATTCCCCTGACTCTCTGCTGGGACGTGGGCATATTCTGATTACTTCTTCCAGTTTGTGTGAAGCCACTCAAGAAGCTTGAAATGGGAGTAAATGGAGGATAAACAGTCAGGACATGATCACACAGGTTCCTATTATTCAAGATAAGGAGATTGGATCTCATTCTGGGATAGAATGTTCTGGAATCGTATCATTAGGAGAGTGACATCATAGTTTACATTTTACAAATATCATTTTggctgggtgtggaggcaggaaggtcaagagttcaaagccatcctcagctaaACAGCAACTTCAAGTtctgcctgggctgcatgagatcctgtctcaacaaaactaCAACGTAACTGAGGAGGCTGGGAAAGTGCCTGCTCCATAAGCATGAGGACTGAGCCCTGGcagcaggaaaacaaacaaacgaaaacccACTTACCTACACAGCCGCCTTCCCCGGCTCTGAAGTGCTCAAGGATAAAGTGCACTAGCTGAATATTCAGTTAATCATCTCTGTCGGAGACAGTTGGTAGCAGGTTATTTTGTACTCAATCAGGCTCAGCAGCTTGCATCTGTGCATGTAAATTAAGTCATAGTAATTTGATTTGCAAAGAGCTGGTTAGTAGGTATTTCAGCTCTGTGAACCCCGTGGTCCCTGTCACTATTGTTGAACTGTACTGCCATAGTTTAGTAGCAGCCACAGAAGACCGATAATGAATACACATGTATTTGTCCTAATAATGCTGATGTGGGCAGGAACATTGAGTTTAAGTAGCATTTACAAATTATCACGTAAAGTTTGGTGAATGTAGTTTACAATAACCTATCTTCTGTCTAATGAATGACTACAAGAAAACAGTTCATAACTTCCAaaacaatgtaaagataaaagaaTGCTGACTAATCTTTTAAAACCagtatatactatatacacaaTTTGAAAtatcaattattttataaatatgtacagCTTGTATGTgttaattgaatttttatttttatttatttattttcaagacaaggtttctctgtgaaatagtcctggttgtaacttactctgtagaccaggctggcctcaaactcacggagatccacctgcctttgcctcctaagtgctggaattaaaggcatgtgccaccaccaccaggctgttaattgaatttttaaaaaggtttattttatgtgtattggtgttttacctgcttgtacatctgtgtaccatatgcaggaggaggccagacaagggcatcagatcctctggaactggagttacagatggttgtgagccaccttgtgggtgctggaactgaactgggtcctcttgaagagcagccagtgttcttaaccactgagctatctctccagtcctaattaattttatatttaggaagccaGTCTGAGGCTGACACATATTTTGTCACTGTACATGAATCAACACTGTATTTAATAGATCTGTAACATTAATAAttcaggggccagggagatggctcggtggttctGAGCATGAACTGCACTtctaaaggacctgagttctgttcccagcacccacactgggtagcAGCAAATGTACAGGCATCTGACGcctttggcctctacaggcaccggCACTCAACTccacactctccctctctctcataattcaaaataataaaaaaaatatgttgggtctagtggcgcacgcctttaatccaagcacttgggaggcagagccaggaggatctctgagtttgaggccagcctggtctacagagtgagttccagaaaagccaggactacacagagaaaccctgtctggaaaaaaaaaaaataatgttttcaaaagagaaagcTGCAGACATAATACTCCTTTACCTGTAAatactaaaatttttttttttctataacagCATTACATCGATGGTCACCAAGGCACAGTACCAGGGCCAAAAGCAGTAGCATCACCTGGTACACACTAGAAACCTAACTCAGAGGACCCCAAGACCAGGCCAACTGATACTGGTAATATTTTGGTAATTATGGAAAGAAATGACCATGACTTCAAAACTAGTGTCTTACACATAGATATTATTTCCCAGTGCTTGTAAAGTACCAGTAATGCCTTTGATAGCAAAGAGTGGGACACTTTGAGATTGCCAGGAACTCTAACCAATAATTTTGTTAAGCTAGACATGCactgcaggcctgtaatcccagcactctgaggtgGATGCAGAAGGCTCAGGAGTTTaaggacatccttggctacacagcaagttggaggccagcctaggctacacaagaccctgtctcaataacgGTAATAATAATTTTGTCAAGACAAAGTGGTCAAATATCATCATATAGGGCAATTCAAGGGGAGCAGTTACACGTTCCTttgtaaagattatttttaattatgtatacatgtatatctgtgtgtgcatatgggcaCATGTGATTGAAGGTAACCTGCTAGGCCAGAGCCTTCagatttccctggagctgaagttacaggcagtgcTGATGTCTGTGCtagcctctgcaagaacagtatgtgttcttaaccgctgagccacctctctaagCCCCTGAGGATTCTTAATATGGCCACCACTTGGAGATGGTCAGATAAGAGAGCCAAGAACAGAGCCCAGTGAGGTGTGCAAATGGAGACTGGTTGTGCAGAAGAAAATACCATCATCCAGAGGGGCAGTGGAGGGAAGATGTTCAAAGATAATGGGAGCAACAACGGCAACAACTGGTATTGTCTACGAAATGTTGTGAGTGGAGGTCCCGACAAGAAGGAACTGGACTGAAAGAACCAAGATGACAAAGTGGACACAATATGTAGAAAATACCTAAGAGGATCAAAGGgatagagaggagggggaggtggaGGCCGGGCCAAGGAAGGTTTTGTTCCTTCCAGGTGAAGCATCTTACCTGAAGTTGATTACTGCTGGGAAGACAGCCCTAGAGGCTTACAAACAACTGCCACCTCGGTAGGTCTCATCTCTATAGATTTGAACTTAATTATCTGGAGTGTGGCCAGAGGTGTTGAAAGGGCCCCCAAGGGATTTTCAGTATGTAGTTAAGACTGAGAACCACAGCCATATacagcaaaaagcaaaacaaaacaaaacacctgacgCAAGACTTCACAGCTCTAGCCAAGACCTCAAACATCCGAGGGTCTAAATGACCAGGGTTAAGGGCATTTGCTACTGCTGTAGAGAACCAGGTTTCAGTTCCCTCCACCCACATGGTTCAcaccttaactccagttccaagaaatcCCAGGCATTGACGTGGTGCATCCATATACATACTGACAAAATACTcctatacatacaataaaaataaatcttaaaaaaaaaaaaagaaagaaagaaaaagaaacgcGAAGGTATCTCAGCCAGCAAACGTGACCAGCACCATTTTAGTTAGGAAGCAACTGCTCTGAgacagggtggcctcaaactcactatgttgcGGAGGATGAACTGAACTAACATTCTGCTGATTCCATCTCTCTCTCAAACTCGAGGATGACAGGCGTGCAGCACCTGGCCCGGCTCGTTAGGCACTGGGATATCAAACCTAGAACTCCGTGCGTGcttggcaaacactctaccaaagCGAGCCGCCTCCCGGAGCTAGCAAATCAGATCTCCCTGCAGAGGTGCACAAGCAAAGGAAGGGCGCTCCTCCGCCCCTTCCTCTCCCGGGCTCGCCGCAGCCGCGGCGCCGCGGCCAGTGCGCATGCGCCAGCCGACCGGGCGCGAGCCGGCGGTCCCCGCGCGCGCGCTCCCGCGGTTCCTCTCCCCCACCGTGGCCGCGGGCGCGGGAAGGACGGCGAGCGGCGgccacggcggcggcggcggcgatggcTGACGAGATTGCCAAGGCTCAGGTGGCCCAGCCCGGCGGCGACACGATCTTCGGCAAGATCATCCGCAAAGAAATCCCCGCCAAGATCATCTTCGAGGACGACCGGGTAGGCTTGCGGGCGGGCGGCCGGGCGGGCGGCCGGCACACGCCGCCGTTCCCCGAGGAGCAGCGGGCCGGAGACGAGGCGCGGCCCGGCTGGCCCTGGCCCTGCGCCCGCGTGGCCCTGCGGCGCGTGCCTGCGCTCGGGTTTCGCGTTATCGGCTGCTCGGCCCGCCGCGTGTCGCGGCCCGGGTGAGGTGCGGGCGGCGGCCCCGGGGGGTGACGACCCGTGGGGGGTGACGCCCACCGGAGCCGGCGGCCGCCACCCACCTCGCCGGTGTCAATCTGGCCTGCGAGAAACCCGATCGTGCCCCCGGCGCAATCTCCGCCATCTCCCGCGCCGGCGCGGCCGCTTCCCGGTTCCCGCGGCAggcgtgtcccccccccccccggagacTGGAATCGGCCCCTCGACCTTTCAGAAATATTGCTTtaggtttttggggttttttaaaaaatagatccgGCTTCAAGTCCCCCAGGCTGACCCCGAACTCGCTGAGTAACTTAACTGGGGCTGACTTTGAACCCTtgatcctccggcctccacctcccagatgctgggattgcaggcggcCCACCACGCCTTCCTGAACGGGAAAACATTTATGGTGCGGCTCAAAGTCGCAGTGGACCCTGAAGAGCAGTTTTGTAAATCATTTCCCAAGCAGTTCTTTGTATGGCTTTCGTCTCAAACACAGCAGGGTAGCAGCTTGGCCCGTTGACTAGAAAGTTTGTAAGTGGTTTGTTAAATTATCAACACATATGAAATGTGAGGAAGTATTAATGCTACTGGTAATGTTCACATAGACTGGAAACATGACCCCCAATTTAATTCGGTTCCTGGAGGTGAGTTTTATTTAAATTGCGTTTGTTGTAGACTGTCCAGTAATCCCAGCGTCtagaaggctgagccaggagttacaggccagcctgtatttcagggtaagaccatgcctcaaaaaacaaagcaaaacacttgaaaagaaagaaagaaagaaaaagctgtaAACAAAAACCATCACCCTGTGATTATTCCatttggggaggtagaggcaagagtaTCAGTTCAAgctccaacctgggctacacggggaccccatctttaaaaaaaaaaaaaaaacccaaaccggACAGAACCATAATTTGCAGTTGTTTTGATAAATGATCTTTGAAATAATGACTGAACTTAAGTGTAACTGACAGAAGCATTCTAAATGATGCCGCATTTTATAGAGTATATCAAGTAAAATTAGTCCGTAGCCATGTAAGTATGGCTGGGTTCTGTGAGGAAGGGagcaagagatttaaaaaaaaaccaaaaaactaaaaacccagTACCTGCaaagtggaaaaacaaaacaggaaattgCATAATCATGACTCTGGAAAAGGTAGGAGGGGGAAGGGAATCAGGTTTGTTTCCCAAAGAataaagatggaggcagaggagatggttcagtgggtaagcgATTACTCGGAAAGtatgaggactgagttcaaatccccagcacccatgtaaaaagctgggcatagctGCATGTGCCTGTGACTTTACGGTgtgaaggcagagactggcaaAGTCCTGGAGCTGCCTGgtgactggccagccagcctagtcacaTTACCAAAACATtaagtttagtgagagaccctgtctctaggcGGTAGGTGGAAAGCAAAACAGGAGGGTTGTGTGCATAGGTTACACACCTACATATCCACgtctgtacatgcacatacacacacacatgaaattaacatgctagggagggagggatttgTAGCTTTCCAAGTTGAATGTATAGCATTTTAAATTAGATAAAAGTTGGTGTTAagagagggtctggagagatgacttgatGGTTAAGacctgtttgattcccagcacccacatcaggtggctcacaactgtcctacgccagttccaggagatccaacatcctcttctggcacCCATGGGCAAGGCATGAACATGGTCCACAgccatacacacaggcagaaatcttcatctacataaaaataaataattttggtttttgttttttgagacagggtttctctgtgtaacagccctggttgtcctggaactttatAGACTTAGCTGGCCTcgaaatcttttatttatttatctatctatctatttatattttacatgcattggtattttgccatggatgttggttcccctggaactggaattacagacagttgagagctgccatgtgggtgctgggaattgaacctgggtcctctggaagggcagtcagtgctcttaactgctgagccgtctctccagccctcaaaatctttttaaaaaggaaagtacaAAGAGGATTGTTGTAGGGGGACTAGCAGGCCCTGAAGATAGAGAACTGTAGACAGTGTGACTTGAGCCAGAAGACTTGAATGAGATCAGCCTGGCAAGGTTGAGAGGACTAAATTTTGCTCACCCATTGTCCTAATaactgttgctgtgaagagacactgtgaccaaggcagctcttataaaagaaaacatttaattgggagcttgcttacagtttcagaggtttagtctgttatcctggtgggaagcatggagagagagagagaaagagaccctTGATCACTCCCAgatgattaagcattcaaatatatgagcctgtgggggccattcttcttcaaaccaccacatacattAAATCACAGATTCAGTGTCACTGTCTCAGAATGATTATCCTTGATCTCAGTCTAAAtccttttttggtgttttgagacagggtttctctgtatagctttggtgcctgtcctggatctcgctttgtagaccaggctggcctcaaactcaaacatctgcctggctctgcctcccagtgctgcaattaaaggcgtgtgccaccactgcccggctaaatccTATTTTTTTGTGgtcatcctcctcctcactcttTACATGTTACTTTCATAATTCATAATGTGTCTGACCTTTAATAACTACATCTCTGCTTAGAGTCCATCTTCTCTTAAAATTCTAAAATGTCATGAAAAGGATTGTGAGGCCATGTGCATTATGCACACGTCTGTTTTCCTAGCATCTAACTCATGCCTCCCATTAGGTTGGTGCTTACTGCTTGTCAGAGAGTACGTTTTAGTCTAGTGGATGGTATCCTAaagcttctgtttctctcccctagTGTCTTGCTTTTCATGACATTTCCCCTCAAGCGCCAACACATTTCCTGGTGATACCCAAGAAGCATATATCCCAGATCTCTGTAGCGGAGGATGATGACGAAAGTGTAAGTAAATTTCCGACACCGTCTATGTCActgattttcttgtttttgtttttggtggggattttgttgttgttgttttggtgtatttttttgttttttgacaccaGCTTGACTGTTATTTAATGGACAGAAGTGTACATTTCCTGTATTTAAGAaactctttgttcttttccaGCTTCTAGGACATTTAATGATTGTTGGCAAGAAATGTGCTGCGGATCTGGGCCTGAACCGGGGTTATCGGATGGTGGTGAATGAAGGTGCAGACGGGGGACAGTCTGTCTACCATATTCATCTCCATGTTCTCGGGGGTCGGCAGATGAATTGGCCTCCTGGCTAAGCAGGTTGGGGATCATTTTCCCTTCTCTAGGTAGTGATTCAGTTGTCAAGCTCCAGTATGTTAAACGGCACACATAGTTTTGCCTGTGTATGGAGAAACtgaagaaatcatttaaaatcCTGTGCCTAATAAAAGACATTGTTGCATGTCTCTGAGTGTGTTTGTCATTCTGGAACTGTGTGTGACGAAGAAGAGGGTAGGTTCATGATAGAggtttttcatgtgtatgttgCTGGAGATCAGACTCAGGGCCTCAACAAGCCAGGCAAGAGATTACCACTAAGGcccacagctttaatcccagcattcaggagacagaggcaggtggatcttggggagttcgaggccagcctggtctacatagtgaggccctgtctcaaaaattaaaaaaaaggaggcCCTGGCATTTGAACACTGTGGTAGAGTAGTGTAACTGGTCTTTGATAAATTACAAATATCCTGTTAAGCTAAATTATTAAATCATGTAGCAGCCAGTCTCCAGGATAACCCACGAGAATCCCCCTCTGGTCTGGCCTATGAGATTAGCAGTATGGCAGAAGGAAGATGTGAGAACTGAGGTTAGGTCTTAAAGGGTGATCTGGCTTACACCATGTTCTCTGGAATGGCTTTCTGCCCTAGATGAACATTTACATCCCAACAATTTCCTTACCTCTGTTGTTatgtagggaggaggggccttTGTTAGGTGATTGAGAGAAATGACTCTAGATTCTGCCCTCACAAAAGGCTTAACATAGCTCCTTTGCATTGTGAGGACAATTGAGAAGACagcatcagggctggagagatggtccagcagttaagaacactaactgctcttccagaggacccgggttcaattcccagcaccacatggcagcttacaactgtctgtaactccagttccaggggtcctgacatcttcacacagacatagacacaggcaaaacaccaatgaacataaaataaaaattattaaaagaaaaaaaaaaagtatctgtgAACCAAGGAGTGGGCCCTTACCAGGTACTGAACTATGAGAAAGAAGTTGCTATTAAGAGCCACCCAGTTCATGGTACCAGACAGTTGTGAACAGATTATGCCACTAGCTTTATGGGGGAGCCAGTGTGTATGGCTGAGGAACTTCAAGCAGCCTATTGGAGAGGCCTGTGCTGAGAACAGACCTGCCAACTGCTAGTGGTAATGTCCCTGGGAGCAATTGGATTggatccctctggagctggagttagaagtggttgtgagctgccacgtggttgctgggaacccaactcttgTCCTCTGCAGGAGTAGCAAGCATTCTTTCCCACTATTGCAGTAATAGGGAAGAAACTAACAGCTGTGCTACAAAAACAAGCTTGTACCTGTTACATCATGGAGCTTCTGCCTAGAGCAGCATAAATGTAAGGGGCACTTGCAGGTTCTGAACACCCCTCCTATTTGAGAGTCCTTGCCCCCCAAAAAGCTGAAGAGACCAGTGAGAACCATTGCTGCTCTGCCAGCTGGGATACAAGCCCTTGACGCAGGCTCTGCCAATCAGATGCACTTATCTGGGATTTTAAATCTGAAACTAATGACAGAGGAACAAAGACAGTGGACACTTCATTCTGGTGTCCGTGGCAGCGGCTTCAAGTTGGCAGGCACAATGGTGTCTGTGTTGCCAACCCTTGGATCCAGTGTTGAATGCCAGGGAAGACAACAGCGCAGGCTGGTTCCTGTGTCCAGTGGCAGCAGGGTGTCCTGCTCCCTGGCTCCCTGGCTTTCCTCTGCTGGTGGTTTTTCTGTATAACTTGCCTTTATTTCTGCTTATTCCCTGAGTTAACCGGTGGGTCATCCATTAAGGGTTATTTCAGGAAGGTAAATGACAGAAAACTTAGTGGAATTCTGATCTGATCCTCACTGAAAGGTGAGATGGACTGGTAAAGAGTGGAGACTGGCTAGCTGGACTGGTTGGGGATGAAGGCAAGGAGAACCCAGTGAACATTAAGGGAGTGGAGTTTTCAGAGCCTGTGAAAGACAGCAAAGGGGTGGACTAACTCAGTAATCATGTATACTCATGTGCATGGCTTGGGGCTTCCAAATGCAATTACTATAGGAATATATGAGGGGTACACCAAGATAAAGAGCTGGGGAAACTCTTCTGACtgctttaatctttttttaagacagcatctcactatgtagcctatgtAGCAAGCTTTGTTGtcggccaccagctcacaaataacaacacaagacttattattaattatgaaagctcagccttagcttaggcttgtcccagtaGCTCTGataacttaaaataacccatttatattaatctatgttttgcctcatggcCTTTTCAccttccattctgtatgtccaactcctTCCATTTTCTTGTTGGCATCTCCTgaatgcctagattcatctcctacttcctttctctctggaaGTCCAGACTATACCtccagcctagctattggccgttcagctctttattaaactaattacagtaatacattttcacatagtgtacaaatatcccacaacaagccTAGGCTgccttgtgtagaccaggctggcctcaaactcacagataatgACTGTcgctgcctcctgaatgctgcgattaaaggcatacacAGCCACACCTGGACTGGCTGCCCTTTTGTTACTCaggttgtgtgtgagtgtgtagtttatgtgcatgggtgtggggggggggtgcaggcacctgtgcacatgcatggaggCCTGAGAAAGACATCAGGTATTACTTTGCCTTAATTCCTTGGGACAGGACCACTCTACCTAGAGCTAACCCCAGAGATCCTCTCGTCTCTACCATTTACTGCTCTGGTTACAAGCATGAGAGGCCACAGCTGGTCTCACGTGAGCACTGGGGATTTAAACACAGGGCGTTATGCTTATGCAACATGCGCTGtaatacactgagccatctttccagcccccgtATGTTGCTTTCCCACCACgtgacccaggctagccttgaactctagaTCCTGCCTCTTGACTCCAgagggttgggattacaggcacgaaCCACCATACTCAGCTTTTATTATTGCTCCCAATATTGCTGAAAttgtgttttgtgacagggtctcatgtagcccaggctggctacaaGCTTgttatgtagtcaaggatgaccttgaacttccgatccttctgcctccacttcctaagtgcAGGGATCAGAAGCGTGCAGCATCACAgctagctttttttgttttttgagagatcTCAGGTGGAGTTGGCTTTCAACTCCATAGCTGAGGATCACCTAAAACCTCTGGTCCCGCTGCGTTAACTtaattgctgggattaaggtgtgtgccaccaaatcAGTTTCGTACCACTGAAGTCTTCACAGTGACAAGAATTCTAAATAATTAGCTTCATTTATCACTTTAAAAccaggtgttgtagaatattactttaaggtgtggtgtgttacttttgtttatgttgcatttgtttaactctgtgaagctgtgttactgtgcctgtctaaaacgcctgatggtctaataaagagctgaacagccaacagcaaggcggaagagagaaataggcatggctggtgggcagagaggagaaacagaaggagaaa
This Peromyscus maniculatus bairdii isolate BWxNUB_F1_BW_parent chromosome 8, HU_Pman_BW_mat_3.1, whole genome shotgun sequence DNA region includes the following protein-coding sequences:
- the Hint1 gene encoding adenosine 5'-monophosphoramidase HINT1, coding for MADEIAKAQVAQPGGDTIFGKIIRKEIPAKIIFEDDRCLAFHDISPQAPTHFLVIPKKHISQISVAEDDDESLLGHLMIVGKKCAADLGLNRGYRMVVNEGADGGQSVYHIHLHVLGGRQMNWPPG